In Aequorivita sp. H23M31, a single window of DNA contains:
- a CDS encoding MBL fold metallo-hydrolase, producing the protein MNLYPIEAGNFKLDGGAMFGVVPKTLWTRTNPADENNMIDIAARCLLIENGDRLTLIDTGMGNKQDEKFFGYYYQWGDFNLDDSLKKYGFHRDDITDVFLTHLHFDHCGGAIQWNKDRTGYEPAFKNASFWSNKDHWKWATEPNRREKASFLKENILPMQQSGQLKFVDAPSSDFATAKEMDFGILFVDGHTDKQMLPHINYKGKTLVFIADLLPTAGHLPLPFVMGYDTRPLLTLPEKEKFLKLAADNNFYLFLEHDATNQIITVKNTDKGVRLNETLTLNDFIN; encoded by the coding sequence ATGAATTTATACCCAATTGAGGCCGGAAATTTTAAACTGGACGGCGGAGCCATGTTTGGTGTGGTTCCCAAAACCTTATGGACCAGAACCAATCCCGCTGACGAAAATAATATGATCGATATTGCCGCTCGATGCCTCCTCATTGAAAATGGAGATCGACTTACTTTGATCGATACGGGAATGGGCAACAAACAGGATGAAAAATTCTTTGGGTATTACTATCAGTGGGGCGATTTTAATCTTGATGACTCATTAAAAAAATACGGTTTTCATAGAGACGACATTACAGATGTGTTTTTGACCCACCTTCATTTTGACCATTGCGGAGGAGCTATACAATGGAACAAGGACAGAACAGGGTACGAACCCGCTTTCAAAAATGCTTCGTTTTGGAGCAATAAAGATCACTGGAAATGGGCTACAGAACCCAATAGACGGGAAAAAGCATCTTTTTTAAAAGAAAATATTCTTCCTATGCAGCAAAGTGGTCAACTAAAATTTGTAGATGCACCTTCCTCAGATTTCGCTACGGCAAAGGAGATGGATTTTGGTATCCTCTTTGTAGATGGCCATACAGATAAACAAATGTTACCCCATATAAATTACAAAGGCAAAACTTTGGTCTTTATTGCAGATTTACTCCCAACCGCTGGACACTTGCCGTTGCCTTTTGTAATGGGTTATGATACTAGGCCATTATTAACTCTTCCAGAAAAGGAAAAATTCCTCAAACTTGCCGCCGATAATAATTTCTATCTCTTTTTAGAACACGATGCCACCAATCAAATAATTACAGTTAAAAACACCGACAAAGGCGTTCGACTTAATGAAACCCTAACACTTAATGACTTTATTAATTAA
- a CDS encoding T9SS C-terminal target domain-containing protein — protein MKTLILKKIILTFTLFYSVCGNIQSQEGCTDSLANNFKKDATENNGSCVYKADMVSIISAYPLDDVLSETSGLIYWEDMLWTHNDSQDPILYKINPADGAISGNLSLEPQINVDWEEISLDEHYIYIGDFGNNENGNRRDLKIIRVSKSSILSTTPEMDNIYFSYEDQTDYSPQGPNNTDLDCEAFIITDDSIFLFTKAWKTYKTRVYKLPKTPGAHTAKLHSFYNINGLITGAVYKKTEGIIALSGYDFLLQPFVFLLYDFKGNDFFGGNKRKLHIDLPFYQVEAITTNDGLNYFITNERFDPTGTMQHLYTLDLSPYLEHYLLQK, from the coding sequence ATGAAGACACTTATTTTAAAGAAAATCATACTAACATTCACACTTTTCTATTCGGTCTGTGGTAATATTCAGTCTCAGGAAGGTTGTACGGATTCCTTGGCCAATAATTTTAAAAAAGATGCGACAGAAAATAATGGCAGTTGTGTTTATAAAGCTGATATGGTTTCTATAATTAGTGCTTATCCTTTGGATGATGTACTTTCTGAAACTTCAGGGTTGATTTATTGGGAGGATATGCTGTGGACGCATAATGATAGTCAAGATCCTATTCTTTATAAAATTAATCCTGCGGATGGCGCTATTTCGGGAAATCTCTCGCTTGAACCCCAAATCAACGTAGACTGGGAGGAAATTTCTCTGGATGAGCATTATATATATATAGGAGATTTTGGAAATAATGAAAATGGAAATCGCCGAGATCTAAAAATTATAAGAGTGAGCAAGAGCTCAATTTTGAGCACTACTCCGGAAATGGACAATATTTATTTTAGTTATGAAGATCAAACCGATTATTCACCTCAAGGCCCAAATAATACCGATCTTGATTGTGAGGCATTTATTATAACCGATGACTCCATCTTTCTATTCACCAAGGCTTGGAAAACTTATAAAACGAGAGTATATAAATTACCTAAAACCCCTGGCGCACACACGGCAAAATTGCACAGTTTCTATAACATAAATGGGTTGATTACTGGCGCGGTCTACAAAAAAACTGAAGGAATAATAGCCTTGTCCGGATATGATTTCTTACTGCAACCCTTTGTTTTTTTATTATATGATTTTAAGGGAAATGATTTTTTTGGTGGCAATAAACGTAAATTGCATATAGATCTTCCTTTTTATCAAGTAGAAGCGATTACCACAAATGATGGTCTAAATTATTTTATTACCAATGAACGTTTTGATCCTACGGGCACGATGCAGCACCTTTATACCCTAGACCTTTCGCCATATTTGGAACATTATTTACTTCAGAAGTGA
- a CDS encoding S41 family peptidase encodes MKKRILIPIVALGIFFTTVSFKSDFFEIAKQIEIFTTLFKELNMNYVDEVTPATLMDKAIKGMLEDLDPYTVYWNEQQVEDAKINNSGIYTGIGASAQSRKDKIIIVEPYKDYPADKAGLKAGDEIIKIGNIPITDLAEDAGDLLKGAPGSTVDVTYIRQGKTATTTITRGAVELKAVPFYKLINNDIGYIVLSQFNSKTTLETKDALVDLKSQGAKKIILDLRGNPGGLLDQAISVVNLFVDKGLVITTTKSVIQQYNQVYKTKFEPVDTEIPLVVLVNGRSASASEIVSGGLQDLDRAVIIGARSFGKGLVQRPKKLTYGTQLKVTISRYYTPSGRCIQALDYWHRDENGDPIRKDPKEYNAFKTRGGRTVYDGGGILPDIQLESAAYSPITTALLKDNAIFDYATKYYYSHNMTDWKNFKFSDADFQDFLKFLKTNNFEFETETEKKFAEGLRTSEDDGMNKEISASYNQLLVAINKAKDKTVLEKRVEIESLLTDEILKRYFYREGLYNYQIEHNPEIKEAVAVLDNTSRYNKILK; translated from the coding sequence ATGAAAAAGAGAATATTAATTCCCATAGTTGCCCTAGGTATATTTTTTACGACGGTAAGTTTCAAAAGTGATTTTTTCGAAATCGCTAAACAAATCGAAATCTTTACCACCCTATTTAAGGAATTGAACATGAACTATGTGGATGAGGTTACTCCGGCCACACTAATGGACAAGGCAATAAAAGGGATGTTGGAGGATTTAGATCCTTATACAGTCTATTGGAACGAACAGCAAGTAGAAGATGCCAAAATTAATAACTCGGGAATTTACACGGGCATTGGAGCATCGGCACAAAGCCGAAAGGATAAAATTATAATTGTTGAGCCCTATAAAGATTATCCAGCTGATAAAGCCGGGTTAAAAGCTGGGGATGAAATCATAAAAATTGGCAATATACCCATAACCGATTTAGCTGAAGATGCCGGCGACCTACTAAAAGGAGCTCCCGGATCTACTGTCGATGTAACTTATATAAGACAAGGAAAAACTGCCACAACAACTATTACCCGTGGTGCTGTGGAGCTCAAAGCAGTTCCTTTTTACAAATTGATTAATAACGATATTGGATATATCGTTTTAAGCCAGTTTAATAGCAAAACTACCTTAGAGACCAAAGATGCGTTAGTAGATTTAAAATCTCAGGGAGCGAAAAAAATCATTTTAGACCTGCGCGGCAATCCTGGCGGACTTTTGGATCAGGCCATCAGCGTTGTAAACCTATTTGTGGATAAGGGACTAGTGATTACTACCACAAAATCCGTAATTCAACAATACAATCAAGTTTATAAAACCAAATTTGAACCCGTTGATACTGAGATTCCTTTAGTTGTTTTAGTAAATGGAAGAAGTGCCTCTGCCAGTGAAATCGTTTCCGGCGGACTGCAGGATTTAGATCGTGCTGTAATAATTGGGGCACGCAGCTTTGGAAAAGGCTTGGTACAACGTCCAAAAAAATTGACTTACGGAACGCAATTAAAAGTAACCATTTCTCGCTATTATACCCCAAGCGGTAGATGTATCCAAGCATTGGATTACTGGCATCGCGACGAAAATGGAGATCCAATCCGTAAGGATCCTAAAGAATACAATGCATTTAAAACCCGCGGAGGAAGAACTGTTTATGATGGAGGTGGAATTCTTCCAGACATACAGTTGGAATCGGCAGCGTATAGCCCCATTACAACGGCATTGCTAAAAGACAACGCTATTTTTGACTATGCCACCAAATACTATTACAGCCATAATATGACGGATTGGAAAAACTTTAAATTTTCGGATGCTGATTTTCAGGATTTCCTTAAGTTTTTAAAGACCAACAATTTCGAATTCGAAACCGAGACTGAAAAGAAATTTGCCGAAGGCTTAAGAACTTCTGAAGATGATGGAATGAACAAAGAAATTTCGGCAAGTTATAACCAACTATTAGTGGCGATTAATAAAGCCAAGGATAAGACTGTTCTTGAAAAAAGAGTTGAGATTGAGTCCTTGTTAACAGACGAAATTTTAAAGCGATATTTCTATCGTGAAGGTCTTTATAATTACCAAATAGAGCATAATCCAGAAATTAAGGAAGCTGTGGCCGTATTGGATAATACAAGTAGATATAATAAGATTTTAAAGTAA
- a CDS encoding GNAT family N-acetyltransferase: MDVTVKNFTELSKEELYELLRLRSEVFVVEQDCVYPDIDGKDEVALHILGWEDGILVAYARCFKAGDYFDQAAIGRVLVRENYRKLGYGHKITTAAIRAINLKFKADSIKISAQTYLVTFYENHGFKTVGNRYSEDGIPHIAMVRSKKD, encoded by the coding sequence ATGGATGTTACAGTTAAAAATTTCACGGAATTAAGTAAAGAGGAATTATATGAGTTATTGCGTCTTCGGAGTGAAGTTTTCGTTGTAGAACAAGATTGTGTATATCCAGATATTGATGGTAAAGATGAGGTTGCTCTACATATTTTAGGTTGGGAAGATGGAATTTTAGTGGCTTATGCCCGATGTTTTAAAGCCGGCGATTATTTTGATCAAGCGGCTATAGGAAGAGTTTTAGTACGAGAAAATTATCGGAAATTAGGCTATGGCCATAAAATTACCACAGCTGCGATCCGGGCTATCAACTTAAAATTTAAAGCCGATAGCATAAAGATATCGGCTCAAACATATTTAGTTACTTTTTACGAAAATCATGGATTTAAAACAGTAGGTAATAGGTATTCTGAAGATGGAATTCCCCATATAGCTATGGTCCGATCTAAAAAAGATTGA
- a CDS encoding DUF2007 domain-containing protein, whose translation MKNFETIAIFQYPAEYAVLKLLFDQEEIRYFFQNETMISVFPFYSNAIGGIRLQVHVEDRELAEKIINDLNNPSNLKIV comes from the coding sequence ATGAAGAATTTTGAGACTATTGCAATCTTTCAATATCCCGCGGAATACGCCGTATTAAAATTACTCTTCGATCAGGAAGAAATTAGATATTTCTTTCAAAATGAAACAATGATCAGTGTTTTCCCATTTTACTCCAATGCCATTGGCGGAATAAGGCTACAAGTTCATGTCGAGGATAGGGAATTGGCCGAAAAGATTATAAACGATTTAAATAATCCTTCCAATTTAAAAATTGTTTAG
- a CDS encoding RpiB/LacA/LacB family sugar-phosphate isomerase: MNISIGNDHAGTEYKFAIIQDLEKAGHKVTNHGTDLESSVDYPDFIHPVAKDVENGISDLGIIICGSGNGANMTANKHQKVRSALCWSKEIVALARQHNDANILSLPARFISKIQAIEMVKTFLETEFEGGRHQGRVEKISCS; this comes from the coding sequence ATGAACATTTCTATAGGAAACGACCACGCAGGAACTGAATACAAGTTCGCGATTATACAGGATTTGGAAAAGGCTGGGCATAAAGTTACCAACCATGGAACAGATTTGGAATCAAGCGTAGATTATCCAGATTTTATACATCCAGTTGCCAAGGACGTTGAAAATGGTATTTCCGATTTAGGTATTATTATATGCGGTAGCGGCAATGGCGCAAATATGACGGCAAATAAACATCAAAAAGTACGTTCTGCACTTTGTTGGTCGAAGGAGATTGTGGCCCTTGCTAGGCAGCATAATGATGCAAATATCTTGAGTTTACCGGCACGGTTTATCAGTAAAATTCAGGCGATCGAAATGGTAAAAACTTTTCTGGAAACTGAGTTTGAAGGCGGCCGCCATCAAGGAAGGGTAGAAAAGATATCTTGTTCATAA
- the rnpA gene encoding ribonuclease P protein component yields MDYRFPKTERLKSSKKIEKLFSKGKTFTKYPLKIFFFSEPIQSEANENFKNNLIAFAVPKRSFKLAVDRNRIKRQLRETYRLNKHLLPKNEDKRYTMLFLFLGKDKLPYAQLEKAMVGILTKLRNEHT; encoded by the coding sequence ATGGATTACCGCTTTCCAAAAACCGAAAGACTCAAGAGCTCCAAAAAAATCGAAAAATTATTTTCGAAGGGAAAAACCTTTACAAAATATCCCCTCAAAATATTTTTTTTTTCGGAACCAATTCAATCTGAAGCGAATGAGAACTTTAAGAATAATCTCATTGCTTTTGCAGTTCCAAAACGGAGTTTTAAATTGGCCGTCGATAGAAATAGAATTAAACGGCAATTGCGGGAAACCTATAGACTAAATAAACATCTGCTTCCCAAAAATGAAGACAAAAGATATACCATGTTATTTTTGTTCTTGGGCAAAGACAAACTACCTTACGCACAACTAGAGAAAGCGATGGTAGGAATTCTTACGAAATTAAGGAATGAACATACTTAG
- a CDS encoding cation:proton antiporter: MVELGGIIILGILAQWVAWKLKIPAILPLILIGLLVGPLSTFLSADGSQWLLPIWDGEYGLFPGENLYYFVSLAVGIILFEGGLTLRKNEISKVGGSIGKLISIGAAITFIGAGVAAHYVFGLNWRISFLFSALIVVTGPTVIGPILRHIPLKKEVAAVLRWEGILIDPIGALVAVLVYEFISIEGDSGYTKQALIEFGKIILIGFAFGITAGYALYFSIKKKFVPHYLANVVSLSLVMAIFVLSDLFAHESGLLAVVVMGMFLGNSDLPSLKELLYFKESLSVLLVSILFILLAANISVEDLLLVYNWKTAILLAIVIFVLRPLTVFISTMGSSLKTNEKLFISWVGPRGIVAAGISSLFGSKLVSKGVIGAEYITPLVFAVVLVTVILNATTARVMAKWMGVFLKKSEGILMVGASKVSRLIATYLQKNGRHVVLVDSNKLNIDRAKELGLEAFTSDIYADDLSDNIELNDVGYLLAMTGNDEINKQAISRFGKFFGENGTFRLITSEEMRHRDDLSIKELFSYTHDYARFTEVAQDFPSIQEIPIETHNQFLRVLSIIGNNEDAIPLFLKREDGFLELINSPSDLEIEAGSNLVYLGKPMDFEDVVNATRSTNEGKSKK, translated from the coding sequence ATGGTAGAACTAGGAGGAATTATAATTTTGGGGATTTTAGCACAGTGGGTGGCATGGAAGCTGAAAATCCCTGCAATTCTTCCATTAATTTTGATTGGCCTTCTTGTAGGCCCACTTTCTACATTCCTTTCCGCCGATGGTAGTCAATGGCTCCTTCCTATCTGGGATGGAGAATACGGGCTTTTTCCTGGAGAAAATCTTTATTATTTTGTGTCTCTTGCGGTGGGAATTATTCTGTTTGAAGGTGGTCTCACTTTGCGAAAGAATGAAATTTCAAAAGTTGGCGGTTCCATAGGTAAACTTATCAGCATTGGCGCGGCGATTACTTTTATTGGCGCCGGTGTTGCGGCCCATTACGTTTTTGGATTGAATTGGCGAATTTCCTTTTTATTTTCCGCTTTGATTGTAGTAACAGGTCCAACAGTTATCGGACCCATTTTAAGGCACATTCCTTTGAAAAAGGAAGTTGCGGCAGTCTTGCGCTGGGAAGGTATTCTAATCGATCCTATTGGAGCCTTAGTAGCTGTTCTCGTCTATGAATTTATAAGTATTGAGGGCGATTCGGGCTATACGAAACAAGCTTTGATAGAATTTGGAAAAATAATCCTAATTGGTTTTGCTTTTGGGATTACCGCCGGTTATGCCTTGTACTTTTCCATCAAAAAGAAGTTTGTACCGCACTATCTGGCTAATGTTGTTTCTCTATCGTTGGTAATGGCAATTTTTGTTTTAAGCGATCTATTTGCTCATGAATCAGGTTTGTTGGCGGTGGTTGTAATGGGAATGTTTCTTGGTAATAGCGATCTACCAAGTTTGAAGGAACTGCTATATTTTAAGGAATCACTGAGCGTTCTGTTGGTATCCATTCTGTTTATTCTATTGGCGGCCAATATAAGTGTGGAGGATTTATTGCTAGTTTATAATTGGAAAACGGCAATCTTGCTCGCCATAGTAATTTTTGTTCTTAGACCTCTCACGGTATTTATCAGCACTATGGGATCTTCCTTAAAAACCAATGAAAAATTGTTTATAAGCTGGGTTGGCCCTAGGGGAATTGTGGCAGCGGGTATTTCATCCTTATTTGGATCGAAATTGGTTTCAAAAGGTGTTATCGGGGCAGAATATATTACTCCTTTGGTTTTTGCCGTTGTTTTGGTTACCGTGATTTTAAACGCGACTACGGCAAGAGTAATGGCTAAATGGATGGGAGTTTTTCTTAAAAAATCTGAAGGAATTCTAATGGTTGGAGCCTCAAAAGTTTCAAGATTGATTGCTACTTATTTACAAAAGAACGGGCGTCACGTGGTTTTGGTAGATTCAAACAAACTGAACATCGATAGAGCAAAGGAATTGGGACTTGAAGCTTTTACTTCCGATATTTATGCCGATGATCTAAGTGATAATATAGAATTGAACGATGTTGGGTATTTACTGGCAATGACAGGGAACGACGAGATCAACAAGCAGGCAATAAGTCGATTTGGAAAGTTCTTCGGCGAGAACGGAACTTTTCGGTTGATAACTTCGGAAGAAATGCGACACCGAGATGATCTCTCTATTAAAGAGTTATTTTCCTATACACATGATTATGCACGGTTTACGGAGGTGGCTCAAGATTTTCCGAGTATTCAAGAAATTCCCATTGAAACACATAACCAGTTTTTGAGAGTATTGAGTATTATCGGAAATAATGAAGACGCTATTCCGTTGTTTTTGAAACGTGAAGATGGATTTTTGGAACTGATAAATTCTCCCAGCGATCTGGAAATCGAAGCAGGTTCAAATTTAGTCTATTTAGGGAAACCCATGGATTTTGAAGACGTAGTAAATGCTACCCGATCTACGAATGAAGGAAAAAGTAAAAAATAA
- a CDS encoding M1 family metallopeptidase: MKQEIMGYFFGFILFTTSVFFNLSNAQGNTSYWQQNADYKMDVQMNVKNFQYKGKQELTYTNNSPDTLNKVFYHLYFNAFQPGSEMDVRSRTIVDPDSRVGDRISKLSPSEIGFIKPTSFTHDGQVTSFVIKGTVMEVKLYKPILPGETTVFKMNWDGQVPLQIRRSGRDSAEGVALTMTQWYPKLAEYDFEGWHADPYIAREFFGVWGDYDVTITIDQAYTVGGTGYLQNPGAVGHGYTAPGQKPMPAVKGKYTWHFIAPKVHDFAWAADPNYVHDIYPGPNGVTLHFLYKDDPEIAENWKALQPKTAALMEFFNEHVGPYPYEQYSVIQGGDGGMEYGMCTMITGGRELGSLVGVTAHELAHSWFQFVLAINENKYEWMDEGFTTYISDEAMNYVMGNKNPNPHAGSYRSYLFLANTDDQQPLTTHADRYATNRTYGISAYGKGSIFLTQLGYIIGPENLSKTLKRFYSDFKFTHPTPNDFIRTAEKVSGFELDWYLTDWTKTINTIDYGIKEVEKSVTKTKVTLERIGLMPMPIDLYVTYDDDTQELFYIPLRMMWGEKPNPFTDLKRTVLEDWPWTNPTYTFEIDNGKKVKNMMIDATKRMADINPENNFWEAK, from the coding sequence ATGAAACAGGAAATAATGGGCTATTTTTTCGGTTTTATATTATTTACAACATCGGTATTTTTTAATCTATCGAACGCTCAGGGAAACACCTCATATTGGCAACAGAATGCAGATTATAAAATGGACGTTCAGATGAACGTGAAAAACTTTCAGTATAAAGGGAAGCAAGAATTAACCTACACGAATAATTCTCCGGATACCCTAAACAAAGTTTTTTATCATCTTTATTTTAATGCTTTTCAGCCTGGCAGTGAAATGGATGTCCGTTCTCGAACAATTGTAGATCCAGATAGTCGAGTGGGAGATAGGATTTCCAAACTTTCCCCTTCAGAAATAGGATTTATCAAACCTACTTCCTTCACTCACGATGGCCAAGTAACAAGTTTTGTTATAAAAGGTACGGTAATGGAAGTAAAGCTATATAAGCCCATACTTCCGGGAGAAACCACTGTTTTTAAAATGAATTGGGATGGGCAGGTACCACTTCAGATCCGTCGTTCTGGAAGAGATAGTGCAGAAGGGGTTGCACTAACAATGACCCAATGGTATCCAAAACTAGCGGAATATGATTTTGAAGGATGGCATGCAGATCCTTATATAGCTCGCGAATTTTTTGGGGTTTGGGGCGACTACGATGTTACCATTACTATCGATCAAGCTTATACCGTGGGCGGAACTGGCTATCTCCAAAATCCTGGAGCTGTAGGTCATGGATATACGGCTCCCGGCCAAAAGCCGATGCCTGCCGTAAAAGGAAAATACACTTGGCATTTTATTGCACCGAAAGTACACGATTTTGCGTGGGCAGCAGATCCTAACTATGTTCACGATATCTATCCTGGACCAAATGGGGTTACACTCCACTTCCTTTACAAGGATGATCCGGAAATTGCTGAGAACTGGAAAGCACTACAACCGAAAACGGCTGCTCTAATGGAGTTTTTCAATGAACATGTTGGTCCGTATCCCTATGAACAGTACTCTGTAATCCAAGGAGGGGACGGAGGAATGGAATATGGTATGTGTACTATGATTACTGGAGGTCGTGAATTGGGAAGTCTTGTTGGAGTAACTGCACACGAGCTGGCCCATTCTTGGTTTCAGTTTGTTCTGGCAATAAATGAAAATAAATATGAATGGATGGACGAAGGCTTTACAACATATATTTCCGACGAGGCAATGAATTATGTAATGGGCAATAAAAATCCAAATCCTCACGCGGGCTCCTATAGAAGCTATTTATTTTTGGCCAATACAGACGATCAACAACCGCTCACTACCCACGCCGATCGTTATGCTACTAATCGTACATATGGAATCAGCGCTTATGGTAAAGGTTCCATATTTTTAACGCAACTAGGGTATATAATTGGTCCGGAGAACTTGTCTAAAACCTTAAAGCGTTTTTATTCAGATTTTAAGTTTACCCATCCCACTCCCAACGATTTTATCCGAACAGCAGAAAAGGTATCGGGATTTGAGCTGGACTGGTATTTAACCGATTGGACAAAGACCATAAATACCATCGATTACGGAATTAAGGAAGTTGAAAAGAGCGTTACTAAAACTAAAGTTACTTTGGAACGTATAGGACTTATGCCTATGCCAATAGATCTATATGTTACTTATGACGATGATACACAGGAATTATTCTACATTCCACTGAGAATGATGTGGGGCGAAAAGCCGAATCCATTTACGGATTTAAAACGAACGGTGTTGGAAGATTGGCCTTGGACAAATCCTACTTATACCTTTGAAATTGACAATGGTAAAAAAGTTAAGAACATGATGATTGACGCCACTAAAAGAATGGCAGACATAAATCCTGAAAACAATTTTTGGGAAGCCAAATAA
- a CDS encoding S8 family peptidase, translating to MKTIKTSLIAVAIAAVMASCGSTAPIVATPIQNVSPTLRKNAELTKDQLKNWSAMDLVRDTVPGMSVDRTYAELIKNRKGEIVIVGVIDSGVDIDHEDLKNVIWTNPGEIPGNGIDDDNNGFIDDIHGWNFLGDIIGENMEFVRIVRKLEPKYDGKSESLISAADRKEYALYEKAKAEFEKELSETTLNKERYQQMLAQLKPAHEAISAKLGKEDYTQEDLEGIKNPSPMEQQQIAMLSQMLNYSDSIPEVLDQMNKGLDYFQDRLDNHFNTTKNFRGVLGDDPDDLSDNKYGDNKVASSEPSRENVKHGTHVAGIIAAQRNNGIGMNGVANNVQIMAVRAVPDGDEYDKDIALAIRYAVDNGAKVLNTSFGKYYSPHSQWVYDALKYAASKDVLIVNAAGNDGFDLDTVNIYPNDQIDNGPEMGDTFLTVGALNYEYGDKLVANFSNYGKINVDVFAPGVKIWSTTPLNTYEFLQGTSMASPEVAGVAAVIRSYYPKLSAAQVKQILMDSGISPDIEVILGGDPSNTELFSNISKSGKMVNMYNAFIMADKMSRQ from the coding sequence ATGAAAACAATCAAAACCTCTTTAATCGCAGTTGCTATAGCAGCTGTAATGGCTAGCTGTGGAAGTACCGCACCTATTGTAGCCACACCGATACAAAACGTTTCTCCTACCCTACGAAAAAACGCAGAGCTTACAAAAGACCAATTAAAAAATTGGAGTGCTATGGACCTGGTGAGAGATACCGTTCCGGGAATGAGCGTTGACAGAACATATGCCGAACTTATAAAAAATCGGAAGGGTGAAATAGTAATTGTGGGAGTGATTGACAGTGGTGTTGATATTGATCACGAGGACTTAAAGAATGTAATTTGGACCAATCCAGGAGAAATTCCAGGAAATGGTATAGATGATGACAACAACGGGTTTATTGACGATATTCACGGATGGAACTTTTTGGGCGATATTATTGGTGAGAATATGGAATTTGTTCGAATCGTTAGAAAGCTAGAACCAAAATATGATGGCAAATCTGAGTCTTTAATAAGCGCGGCAGATAGAAAAGAATATGCCTTATATGAAAAGGCCAAAGCTGAATTTGAAAAGGAACTATCTGAAACTACATTAAATAAGGAGCGATACCAGCAAATGCTTGCGCAATTAAAACCTGCACATGAAGCCATTTCTGCCAAGCTTGGAAAAGAAGATTATACCCAAGAAGATTTAGAAGGAATCAAAAATCCCTCGCCTATGGAACAACAACAAATAGCAATGTTAAGCCAAATGCTGAATTATTCAGATAGTATTCCAGAGGTTTTGGACCAAATGAATAAAGGATTGGATTATTTTCAGGACAGATTGGATAACCATTTCAACACAACTAAGAATTTTAGAGGCGTACTTGGAGACGACCCAGATGATCTTTCAGACAATAAATATGGAGATAACAAGGTAGCTAGTTCTGAACCATCTCGCGAAAATGTAAAACACGGAACCCACGTTGCCGGAATAATTGCGGCCCAGAGAAACAACGGGATTGGTATGAATGGCGTTGCCAATAATGTACAGATTATGGCCGTTCGTGCGGTACCCGATGGAGATGAATATGATAAGGATATTGCCTTGGCAATCCGTTATGCGGTGGACAATGGCGCAAAAGTTTTGAACACAAGTTTTGGAAAATACTATTCTCCCCATTCACAGTGGGTTTATGATGCTCTAAAATATGCCGCTTCAAAAGACGTATTGATTGTGAATGCCGCTGGAAATGATGGTTTTGATCTTGATACCGTAAATATTTATCCAAACGACCAAATAGATAATGGCCCAGAGATGGGAGATACTTTCCTTACTGTTGGAGCATTGAATTATGAGTATGGAGATAAATTGGTAGCCAACTTCTCAAACTACGGAAAAATCAATGTGGATGTTTTTGCTCCTGGAGTTAAAATTTGGTCTACCACACCTTTAAACACATACGAATTCTTACAAGGAACCTCCATGGCTTCTCCTGAAGTGGCTGGTGTCGCTGCCGTAATCCGTTCATATTACCCAAAACTTTCCGCAGCTCAGGTAAAACAGATTTTAATGGATAGTGGAATATCTCCAGATATCGAAGTAATCTTGGGAGGAGATCCCTCAAACACGGAATTGTTTTCTAACATTTCAAAATCCGGAAAAATGGTTAATATGTATAATGCCTTTATTATGGCCGATAAGATGTCGAGACAATGA